The DNA window TTGCCCAGCGCCTTGGCCTTTATGACCCTGCGCATGATCTTTCCGGATCTTGTCTTTGGCACGTCCTTGACGAAGTAGACGATCTCCGGATAGGCAACAGGCCCGAGCACGCTCCTTACGTGCTTTGCGATGTCCTTCTTCAGGTCCTCGCTCTCCTTCACACCCTCCTTGAGGATTATGAAGGCCACGATGACCTCGCCCTTGACCTCGTCCGGCTTGCCGATGACGGCTGCCTCGGCGACCGCTGGATGCGAGACCGCGGCGGACTCGACCTCGGCATTGCTGATCCTATGGCCAGCGACCTTGAGGACGTCATCGATCCTGCCCTGGATCCACCAGTAGCCATCCTTGTCCCTCGTCGCCTTATCGCCTGCCAGGTATGTGCCGGGCTTGATGTCCCAGTACATCTGCCAGTACTCCTTCATGTACCTCTCGGGATCCCTGAAGAACGCGCGGAGCATCGACGGCCAGGGTGTTGTATTGACGATATTTCCTCCCATGCCTGGAGGCACCGGGTTTGCGTCCTCATCGTAGATGTCGGTGTTGAACCCGGGTAGCGGGAATGTGGGCGATCCGGGCTTGAGCGGTGTGATCGGCAGTGGAGAGACCACGAAGCATCCTGTCTCTG is part of the Methanothrix sp. genome and encodes:
- a CDS encoding AMP-binding protein, which codes for NAPSVEKVVVVKRAGLDVPMKEGRDVWYHELIANQPDECETEKMDSEERLFILYTSGTTGKPKGIEHVHGGYCVTPAQTLHWVFDLKDTDVWWCTADVGWITGHSYVVYGPLCLGATSILYEGAPDYPDFGRWFSIIQDNKVSVLYTAPTAIRMFMKAGEQWPQKYDLSSLRLLGSVGEPINPEAWVWYRKYFGGDRCPIMDTWWQTETGCFVVSPLPITPLKPGSPTFPLPGFNTDIYDEDANPVPPGMGGNIVNTTPWPSMLRAFFRDPERYMKEYWQMYWDIKPGTYLAGDKATRDKDGYWWIQGRIDDVLKVAGHRISNAEVESAAVSHPAVAEAAVIGKPDEVKGEVIVAFIILKEGVKESEDLKKDIAKHVRSVLGPVAYPEIVYFVKDVPKTRSGKIMRRVIKAKALG